One window of Mesorhizobium sp. WSM4904 genomic DNA carries:
- the nusB gene encoding transcription antitermination factor NusB, giving the protein MSEPAQTGAVRHANKRGAARLAAVQALYQMDVAGSGVFEITAEYEAFRLGKEVDGALYREADAQWFRAILTGVVENQKTIDPVIRQALTEDWPLSRLDSTLRAILRAGVYELMKREDVPVAVIVSEYVDIAKAFYEEDEPKLVNAVLDRVSRRVRGEGRGKDAS; this is encoded by the coding sequence GTGAGCGAGCCTGCCCAGACCGGCGCGGTGCGCCACGCCAACAAGCGGGGCGCCGCCCGTCTTGCCGCCGTCCAGGCGCTCTACCAGATGGACGTTGCGGGCAGCGGCGTTTTCGAGATCACCGCCGAATACGAGGCTTTCCGCCTGGGCAAGGAAGTCGACGGCGCGCTCTATCGCGAGGCGGACGCGCAGTGGTTCCGCGCCATCCTGACCGGCGTCGTCGAGAACCAGAAGACCATCGATCCGGTCATCCGACAGGCGCTGACCGAAGACTGGCCGCTTTCGCGGCTGGATTCGACGCTGCGCGCCATCCTGCGCGCCGGCGTTTATGAATTGATGAAGCGCGAGGATGTGCCGGTTGCCGTGATCGTCTCTGAATATGTCGACATCGCCAAGGCCTTCTACGAGGAAGATGAGCCGAAGCTGGTCAACGCCGTTCTCGACCGTGTCTCGCGCCGGGTGCGTGGCGAGGGTCGCGGCAAGGACGCATCGTGA
- the ribH gene encoding 6,7-dimethyl-8-ribityllumazine synthase has protein sequence MAGISQHGKAFIRPKAKAHLLIVEARFHDDLADALLEGATSALDEAGATYDVVTVPGSLEIPAVITFALDGAGEGGVHYDGFVALGTIIRGDTYHFDIVANESSRALMDLSVQEAIAIGNGILTTENDEQAWTRARRSEGDKGGFAARAALTMIALKEKFGAQS, from the coding sequence ATGGCTGGCATATCCCAACACGGCAAAGCGTTCATTCGTCCGAAGGCGAAGGCGCATTTGCTCATTGTCGAGGCGCGCTTTCACGACGACCTCGCCGACGCGCTGCTCGAAGGCGCGACCAGCGCGCTGGACGAAGCCGGCGCCACCTATGACGTCGTCACCGTTCCCGGCTCGCTCGAAATACCGGCCGTGATCACCTTCGCGCTGGACGGCGCCGGCGAAGGCGGTGTGCACTATGACGGCTTCGTCGCGCTGGGCACGATCATCCGTGGCGACACCTATCATTTCGACATCGTCGCCAATGAATCGAGCCGTGCGCTGATGGACCTTTCCGTGCAGGAAGCGATCGCGATCGGCAACGGCATCCTGACCACCGAGAACGATGAGCAGGCCTGGACGCGCGCCCGGCGCAGCGAAGGCGACAAGGGCGGGTTCGCGGCGCGCGCGGCGTTGACCATGATCGCGCTGAAAGAGAAATTCGGAGCCCAGTCGTGA
- a CDS encoding GNAT family N-acetyltransferase produces the protein MTGSTEGSLRVEVLGPQRDRTLFESGAEPLDRYLRMQAGQDARKNIAAPFVLVMPDGAIAGYYTLSSTAVNVGEWPAQTVLKLPRYPLIPATLLGRLAVDRRLQGRGYGRYLLADALLRSLSSEIASFAVIVDAKDEHARLFYERESFLPFPDQPMKLSRPMADIAQLFK, from the coding sequence GTGACGGGCTCGACCGAGGGTTCCTTACGAGTTGAGGTGCTTGGCCCGCAGCGCGACAGGACCTTGTTCGAAAGCGGCGCAGAACCGCTCGATCGGTATCTCCGGATGCAGGCGGGGCAAGACGCCCGCAAGAACATTGCAGCGCCGTTCGTGCTGGTCATGCCGGATGGAGCTATCGCTGGCTACTACACGCTCTCATCAACTGCGGTGAATGTCGGCGAATGGCCTGCCCAGACTGTCCTCAAGCTGCCGCGTTATCCGCTCATCCCGGCGACGCTGCTCGGACGCTTGGCCGTCGATCGACGGCTACAGGGCCGGGGTTACGGCCGATACCTCCTCGCCGATGCCTTGCTTCGGTCGCTCAGCAGCGAGATTGCCTCGTTCGCCGTCATTGTCGATGCAAAGGACGAGCACGCGCGGCTCTTCTACGAACGCGAGAGTTTTCTACCATTTCCGGATCAGCCAATGAAGCTGTCTCGGCCAATGGCCGATATCGCGCAACTGTTTAAATGA